The region TTTCTGAATTAATTAGCCAGAGAGCGATCGCTAGTTTTTTCACTAATTTTTCATCAAGTGGATTATTAATGCTCTGTTTTTTAACAACCTGATTATCGGCCCGCACAGAGTCAGTATGAGCAAAAGCAGTTTTAACCCGCGATAAGAGTGATTTAAAGTCTAATTGCTGAAATAATTTTTCTACTTCACCAAAGTTAAAGGTGTTTACCCACTCTTTTTGTGGTAAAGAAAAATTAATTGGCGCATCGAGTCTAATTGTTGCTAAAGCTTTAGAAAACAAAGCTTCCTCTTCAAATTTTCTCAAAAGCTCTAGCGTCCGTGGTTTTAATCCGGCTTGTAAAAAAGGTTCGTCACTTTGTTTAAGTTTTTTATAAATATTTTCAATTGAACCAAAAGTACTAATTAAAGTCGTAGCAATTTTCTCCCCAATTCCCACAATTCCAATAATATTGTCGGACGGGTCACCACGTAAACCTTTATAGTCAGGTAAAAAAGTCGGTCCAAAACCAAAACGCTCCTTTACTAAAACTTCATTATATAAAACAGTATCATTAATTCCTTTCTTTAAAGTAAAGACCAGCACTTTATCATCAGACACCAATTGAAGAGTATCCATATCACCAGAGGCGATGATTACTCTTAGGTCCGGTTTATTTTTGGTTTCTGCAACAATCGTGCCAATAATATCGTCGGCTTCAAAGCCCGGCTTATCATAAATAGGAATATTAAAAGCAGTAAAAATTTCTCTAGAACGATCCATTTGCGCCACTAGAGCATCATCTGTTTTCGCCCGACCAGCTTTATAGGCTTCATACACCTGCTTACGAAAGGTGGGCTCCGGTAAATCATAACAAGCGGCCATATAATCAGGTTTTAACTCAGCAATAATCCTAATCAACATCGCCGCTAAACCATACAAGGCTCCAGTCGGTTCACCTGAAGTTGAAGTGAAGTCAGGTAAGGCATGATAAGCCCGATGTAAAATAGCGTGAGCATCAAACAAAACAAGGGTTTTAGTTTGATTATTTTTCTTCATAGGAAATTTCTCTAATCTCTTCATCAATAAACTTAAATGATATGGTTTGTGCGTCGGCTGGTATAACATCAGACACTTTTTCTGGCCATTCAATTATTACAATATTGTAAGGATCTTTTATGATCTCACCAAAACCAAGAGTCATCAACTCGGATCCCCCAGCTAACCGATAAGCATCGATATGGATTACCCTCTTCCACAAGGAAGAACCTGTTACTTGATAAATCTTTTCAATCACAAAAGTAGGGCTAGTGATTGCGTCTGAAATACCTAAGGCTTTCGCTAAACCTTGAGTAAAAGCTGTTTTACCAGAACCTAGGTCGCCACTTAAAGCTAAAATACTAGCTCCGGTGGTTTTTGGTCTTAGCCTAAAGACAATTGCTCTAGCTAAATCATAAGTCTCCATTAAATTACTCGTTCGAATAATCATAAAGCGATTGTAGCACGAAAAATATGTTAAAAAAGACATCAAAATCTCTAACCTGGTTGAAGTTAAATTAGTTTTCCCCTATTTTAAACTTGCGACTATAAAGCAATGTGCTAGAAATGGTATTTAGACGAACAGCAAGGATGAACTTTAGATAAAAAACGTGTACAATATAACTGCATGTCAAACTCTTTTAATGAAGAAAAGCAAGAAAAACGAATTGAGGAACTTCATCTTAAGGAAGCTGAAGATTTAGCTCAAGTCCTAGCCTCCCGCTATCAACTTCCTTATATCGATCTTTCAAAAACAGCCATAAACACAGATGCTTTGCGGTTAATATCAGAAGCTGAGGCCAAAATAGCAAACGTAGCCAGTTTTCGTTTGGTTGGCCGAACTCTCCATATAGCCATCCTATCTCCCAATAACTCTAAAGTTAAGGAATTAACTGATGAATTAAAAGAGAAAGGTTATCTAGTTACTCTATATCTTGTATCTGAGTCTGGTCTAAACAGAGCTTGGGGATTTTATGCTGAAGTTTCTAAAAGTACTGAAGCAACCGCTGGTCTAATAGATATCTCCGCTGAGCGAGTTAGTAAATTTTTGACTAATATCAAAAATATTAACGATATCAAACAGGAGATTGATAAAGAAACAGTCAACACTTTAGCTTCGGGAGGAATCTCCGGCACCTTGGAACTACTTTTGTCTGGTGCTCTGGTCACCAACGCTTCGGATATTCATTTAGAACCAGAAGAGACTGGTATTCGTCTCCGTTATCGTCTTGATGGTGTTTTACAGGATGTTACTAATTTTGATGAAAGAATTTACAAACAGATTCTCTCTCGAATTAAATTAATTTCCGGTTTAAAACTAAATGTAAAACAATCGGCTCAAGATGGGCGCTTCAGTATTAAGGCCCAAGAAGCCGAGATTGAAATTCGTACTTCTGTTATTCCAGGCTCATATGGTGAATCAGTGGTGATGCGTATTCTTGATCCAAAAAGTATTGCTGTCACCTTTGAGCAACTAGGGATTGAACCAGAACTATTTAAAGTTTTTGATCGAGAAATTCACAAACCAAATGGTTTAGTTCTTCTAACTGGTCCGACTGGTTCTGGTAAAACAACTACTCTCTATGCTTTCTTACGTCAGGTTAATTCTTCTGAAACTAAGATTATTACTATCGAAGACCCGGTTGAATATCACTTAAAGGGAGTTAACCAAACTCAGGTTAATGGCAAGAAGGGTTATACTTTCTTGTCAGGACTAAGAGCAGCCCTTCGCCAAGACCCAGATATTATCATGGTCGGTGAAATTAGAGATGGAGAAACAGCTAAAATCGCCATCAATTCCGCTTTAACTGGTCACTTAGTTTTTTCCACTCTTCACACTAATAATGCCGCCGGCGCTATTCCCCGTTTAATCGATTTGGGTATTAATCCTAAAATTATCAGTTCGGCCCTGACTCTCTCTATCGCCCAACGCTTGGTCCGCAAACTCTGTGTTAAATGTCGTAAAGAACAAACAACCACTCCGGAAGAAAACAAACTAATCACCGGCGTATTACAAAGTATTCCAAAAAAGAAACCTGGGTTTGATACTACTTTTTCTGGCACTATTTATGTACCAGGTGGTTGCGAGTTTTGTCATAACACTGGCTATAAAGGCCGTCAGGGTATCTTTGAAGCTATTGTTATGGATGATGTGATAGCCAATGTCGCCACCACCAACCCAAGTGAAAGAGATATTATTATAGCCTCTACTCCCCAAGGCATCCTCGATATGCGTCAAGACGGAATTATTAAAGTAGTCCAAGGTGTCACCTCTTTGGATGAGTTGGGTCGAGTAGTAGACTTGTTCGAAGAAATTTTGTAACAAAAAAGCACCCAGTGGTGACTAAGCGCTCCTTGCCATCAAGCTCATAAACCTCTAAACGATCTCTTGAGTAAGAAACTTACTTAAGTTAGGTAAATTATCAAGGATAGTTTTCGTCCCTTCCGACAAAATCGGAAAACCAAAACGTCCTGTCAAATGAACCCGTTAGACCGGAATCTAAATCGTTTAGAGGTTTATGCTCTTGATAAATAAACTAAACAATCTTATCTTAGCATATAAAGAATATTATGTCAAGTACCCCCTCCAACAACCTTGGTAGCCAGAAATCACCCCCTAAAGACGATCACTTTCTAGACAAATCTCTTAGGCCGTCTGTTTGGCCTGATTATATTGGCCAGGAGAACATCAAAAAGAACCTTCGTATTCTACTAGAAGCCGCCGTTGGTCGCAAACACCCTCCAGAACACGTCCTTTTCTATGGACCTCCAGGCCTCGGAAAAACCACTCTAGCTTATTTAATAGCTAAAGAACTTAACACTCAAATAAAAGTAACCTCTGGTCCCGCTATTGAGAAAGTTGGCGATTTGGCATCGATTTTAACCAACCTCTCTCCTGGAGATATTTTGTTTATTGATGAAATACACCGTCTCAACAAAATGATTGAGGAGGTTTTATATCCAGCTATGGAATCTGGAAACCTAAACATTGTTATTGGCAAAGGCCCAGGTGCTCGAGTAATCCAATTAGATTTACCACCCTTCACCTTAATAGCTGCTACTACCCGAATAGCCTTACTCTCCGCTCCTCTCCGGTCTCGTTTTTCCGGTGGTACCTTTCGATTAGAATTTTACACTGAGGAAGAGTTGGCCCAAATCATCAGACGCTCCGCTTCAATATTAAGTATCAATTTAGACCATGAGGCTAGTTTATTGATTAGTGCTCGTAGCCGTTTTACTCCCAGAATTGCTAATCACCTCCTTAAGCGTTGTCGAGACTTTGCTCAAATTAAAAAGGTAGAAATCACCACCTCAGTGGTTGAAGAAGCTTTAGAATTACTTGGTATAGATAATTTAGGTTTAACCAACTCCGATCGAGAGTTATTAAAAATAATTATTACCAAGTTTGACGGTGGACCTGTCGGAGTGGGCACTATTGCTACAGCTCTATCGGAAGAAGAAGCAACTGTGGAAGAGGTTTATGAACCTTACTTAATTCAACTTGGCTTTTTAGATCGAACCCCTCGAGGACGGATAGTCACCGATAAGGGTTATCAGCATTTAGGTTTAGATAGGCCGACCAATAAACTTTTTTAATATTATGTCCGGACATAACAAGTGGTCAAAAATCAAAAATAGAAAAGCGATAACTGACAGCAAAAAGAGTAAGATCTTTTCAATGTTAGCTAAAAACCTGACCGTGGAGTCAAAAAAAGTTAAGGGTGACAAAAATTCCCCCACTCTTCGAGCTGTTATTGATCGAGCTAAAGCTGCTAATATGCCAACCGACAATATAGATCGAGCTATAGCCAAAGGGGCTGGAGCTGATAGTGGTTCTTTTGAGGAGGTAATTTATGAAGCTTACGGCCCAGGAGGTATTGCTATTATTATAGAAGGAATAACTGATAATAAAAATCGCACCACTCCAGAGATTAAACATCTTTTACATTCTTGTGGTGGCTCTCTTGGTAGTCAAGGATCTGTCTTGTGGGCTTTTAGTAAAGGTGATGAGTTTTGGACGCCCAATAATACCCTCACCTTAAGTGAAGGTGATGAGGAAAAGCTACTCCACCTCCTAGATATCTTAGATGATCACGACGACATTAAAAACATCACAACCAATGCCGATTTTAGCGAATAATAAAATTATTATGGGCATTGACCCTGGTTATGATCGACTGGGTGTTGCAATAGTTCAAAAAGGAATAACCAACCAAGAAGAACTTATTTTCTCTGACTGTTTAACTTCGGACCGAAAAGACATCTTCCCAGAGCGGTTAAAAAAAATTGGTTTAGGGATTGAGTCTTTAATTAACAAATTTAATCCAGACTACTTAGTCCTAGAAAAACTGTTTGTCACCAACAACCAAAAAACAGCTATGATGGTTGGTGAAATTCGTGGAATGATCATGTATATTGGCGCAAAAGCCAGTCTCCCACTTTTGGAATACACCCCTTTAGAAATAAAATCAACCATTACTGGTTATGGTAAAGCAGACAAAGAACAGGTTATCTTGATGGTTAAAAATTTAATTAAAATAAATAGGGAGATTACTCACGATGATGAATTTGACGCTATTGCTATTGCTTTAACAGCCATCGCTCGAGAAGTGAACCTATAAAATAACACCTCTTATCCACATCAACTTAGAACAATGATTGCAAAAATAACCACCTTCTGTTACAAAATAACTACTTATAACAATAAGTAGTTATTAGATTAATTTGCTTTTGTCTTATGTCTTTAGACGATATCGCTAGTGGCCCTATTAGCCTTGGCGACGAACCATTAAATATTAATGATGAGGACCTATTAGAGGATCCTTTGGTAGAAGAGGTGGTGTCTGACGAATTTAGTTTACTAACACCTATTGAAACCGAAGATGATAAGGATGATATGGGTCTAGATGATTTAGAAAGTTACGATTAATCTTCTAGATAAATATAAAAAATCCTGGTTATTTAAATAACCAGGATTTTTTATATACAAAAATTTAATATGTGGTACAGTTCTGATTATATGACTTCAATCAAAAAATATTTTTCTATTAAAAAGATCTTGATCAAGCTTGGCTTAGTAGCTGTTATTTTCTTTTTTGCCACCAGCGGTTCCGCTACTTTATGGGCCATGACCTTACAAATTCCTGATTTTGATTCTTTTTTCAAAGAACGAAGTTTAACCCAATCGACTAAAATATATGATCGAACTGGTAAGGTTTTACTTTACGATGTCTTCGGAAATGCTCGAAGAACAACTGTCGCTTTAACTGATATTAGCCCTTACGCCCAAAAAGCGACAATAGCTATCGAGGATGCTGATTTTTATAATCACGGAGCAATAAAACTATCATCTATTGCTAGAGCCTTTTTAGTAAACGTTAGTTCTGGCGATATTCGTCAAGGTGGTTCAACTTTAACTCAACAAGTTATTAAAAATACCCTACTAACCCAAGATAAAAAAATATCTCGTAAAATAAAAGAGGTTATCTTGTCGGTTAAACTTGAGCAAACTATGAGCAAGAATGATATCTTGGCCCTTTATTTAAACGAAAGTCCTTACGGTGGAACTATTTATGGTATCGAGGAAGCGGCTCAATCTTTTTTTGGTAAAAAATCTAAAGATTTAACATTGGCTGAAGCAGCTTATTTAGCCTCTCTCCCCCAGTCTCCCACCTACCTATCTCCTTATGGCAAAAACAAAGACCGCTTAGACGCTAGAAAAAACCTAACTCTAAAAAAAATGTCTGATTTTGGCTGGATTACTAAAGACGAATATAACCAAGCCTTAAATGAAAAAGTTGTTTTCCTACCACCAGAAGGAAATGGTATTAAAGCTCCTCATTTTGTCTTTTATGTTATAGACCAACTAGAGAAGGAATACAGTGAAGAAACTCTAAAAAATAATGGTTTTAAGGTTATCACCACCTTAGATTGGGAGCTTCAAAAAAAAGCTGAGGAATTAGTTGATAAATATGCCACTA is a window of Candidatus Vogelbacteria bacterium DNA encoding:
- the tsaE gene encoding tRNA (adenosine(37)-N6)-threonylcarbamoyltransferase complex ATPase subunit type 1 TsaE, with translation MIIRTSNLMETYDLARAIVFRLRPKTTGASILALSGDLGSGKTAFTQGLAKALGISDAITSPTFVIEKIYQVTGSSLWKRVIHIDAYRLAGGSELMTLGFGEIIKDPYNIVIIEWPEKVSDVIPADAQTISFKFIDEEIREISYEEK
- a CDS encoding type II/IV secretion system protein; translation: MSNSFNEEKQEKRIEELHLKEAEDLAQVLASRYQLPYIDLSKTAINTDALRLISEAEAKIANVASFRLVGRTLHIAILSPNNSKVKELTDELKEKGYLVTLYLVSESGLNRAWGFYAEVSKSTEATAGLIDISAERVSKFLTNIKNINDIKQEIDKETVNTLASGGISGTLELLLSGALVTNASDIHLEPEETGIRLRYRLDGVLQDVTNFDERIYKQILSRIKLISGLKLNVKQSAQDGRFSIKAQEAEIEIRTSVIPGSYGESVVMRILDPKSIAVTFEQLGIEPELFKVFDREIHKPNGLVLLTGPTGSGKTTTLYAFLRQVNSSETKIITIEDPVEYHLKGVNQTQVNGKKGYTFLSGLRAALRQDPDIIMVGEIRDGETAKIAINSALTGHLVFSTLHTNNAAGAIPRLIDLGINPKIISSALTLSIAQRLVRKLCVKCRKEQTTTPEENKLITGVLQSIPKKKPGFDTTFSGTIYVPGGCEFCHNTGYKGRQGIFEAIVMDDVIANVATTNPSERDIIIASTPQGILDMRQDGIIKVVQGVTSLDELGRVVDLFEEIL
- the ruvB gene encoding Holliday junction branch migration DNA helicase RuvB, producing the protein MSSTPSNNLGSQKSPPKDDHFLDKSLRPSVWPDYIGQENIKKNLRILLEAAVGRKHPPEHVLFYGPPGLGKTTLAYLIAKELNTQIKVTSGPAIEKVGDLASILTNLSPGDILFIDEIHRLNKMIEEVLYPAMESGNLNIVIGKGPGARVIQLDLPPFTLIAATTRIALLSAPLRSRFSGGTFRLEFYTEEELAQIIRRSASILSINLDHEASLLISARSRFTPRIANHLLKRCRDFAQIKKVEITTSVVEEALELLGIDNLGLTNSDRELLKIIITKFDGGPVGVGTIATALSEEEATVEEVYEPYLIQLGFLDRTPRGRIVTDKGYQHLGLDRPTNKLF
- a CDS encoding YebC/PmpR family DNA-binding transcriptional regulator, whose translation is MSGHNKWSKIKNRKAITDSKKSKIFSMLAKNLTVESKKVKGDKNSPTLRAVIDRAKAANMPTDNIDRAIAKGAGADSGSFEEVIYEAYGPGGIAIIIEGITDNKNRTTPEIKHLLHSCGGSLGSQGSVLWAFSKGDEFWTPNNTLTLSEGDEEKLLHLLDILDDHDDIKNITTNADFSE
- the ruvC gene encoding crossover junction endodeoxyribonuclease RuvC; this translates as MGIDPGYDRLGVAIVQKGITNQEELIFSDCLTSDRKDIFPERLKKIGLGIESLINKFNPDYLVLEKLFVTNNQKTAMMVGEIRGMIMYIGAKASLPLLEYTPLEIKSTITGYGKADKEQVILMVKNLIKINREITHDDEFDAIAIALTAIAREVNL